From Micromonospora auratinigra:
CAGCAGGTGCCGGGCCACGTCGCCCGGGTCCGGCTCGGCCGCGGCGATCGGGTACTCGGCCTTGGCCAGCGCGGTCATCGCCAGGTCGAAGAGCTCGACCTGCACCCGGGTCTCGCCGACGTCGGCGCCGACCAGGTAGCCGAAGCCGGGGGCGACCCGCAGCAGCACCCGGGGCCGACCGCCGTCGGACTCGACCGAGCCGGCCTCCTCGACCAGCCCCTCGCCGATCATCTCGCCGACCAGGTTGCTCACGCTGGCCAGGCTCAGCGCGGTGTGCTGGCCCAGCTCGTGCCGGCTCAGCGGCCCGTCCAACCAGATCCGGCTGAGCAGCACCGACCGGTTGGCCCGGCGCATGTCCCGCACCGTGGTGCGTCTGGCGTCCACGTCCCGCGCGTCCTCTCCCCGGCCGTCGGGCGGCCGCATCCACAGCGTGAAACAAGTGCTGACAGAGTACTGCGCATTTACATTTAACAAAGTTAACTGATAACCTCCGCCGCATCGACGAGGAGGTATGTCATGCGAATTCGACGCGGGCTGACCGCGCTGCTCGGCGGGACCATGCTGCTCGCCGCCACCGCCCTGCCGGCCGCCACCGGCTTCGCCGCCACCGCCGGGACCACGGCGCTGGTCTCCTGTGCCGGCGTACCGGCCTGGGCCGAGGGGGTGACCTGGACGGCCGGCAGCCGGGCCGGTTACGCCGGACGGCTCTACCAGGCGCTGGTGACCCACACCCCGCCGGCCGGCGCCGGCTGGACCCCGCCGGCCACCCCGGCGCTCTGGACCGACCTCGGCGCCTGCGACGGCGGCGGCACCCCGTCGCCCACCCCCTCCACCACCGCGCCCTCCCCCGGTCCGTCGCCGACGCCCACCACCTCCCCCTCCCCCACCACGTCGCCGACGCCGACCACCCCGCCGTCGCCGACCGTCCCGCCGACGCCCACCCCGACCGGCACCACCGCGCCGCCCGGCGGGGACACCTGCGCGCTGAAGCCGCGCCCCGCCGGCAAGGTGCTGCAGGGCTACTGGGAGAACTGGGACGGCGCGGCCAACGGCGTGCACCCGGGGCTCGGCTGGATCCCGATCAGCGACGCGCGCATCCCCGGGCACGGCTACAACGTGGTGACCGCCGCCTTCCCGGTGATCCGCGCCGACGGCACCGTGCTCTGGGAGGACGGCATGGACGCCGGCGTGAAGGTGCCCACCCCCGCCGACGTGTGCCGGGCCAAGGCGGCCGGGCTCACCGTGCTGCTCTCCATCGGCGGCGCGACCGCCGGAATCGACCTCGGCTCCAGCGCGGTCGCCGACCGGTTCGTCGCCACCGTCGTGCCGATCCTCAAGCGGTACAACTTCGACGGCATCGACATCGACATCGAGACCGGGCTCAGCGGCAGCGGGAACATCGGCCAGCTCTCCACCTCGCAGGCGAACCTGGTGCGCATCATCGACGGGGTGCTGGCCCAGATGCCGGCGGGCTTCGGCCTCACCATGGCCCCGGAGACCGCGTACGTGACCGGCGGCAGCGTCACCTACGGCTCGATCTGGGGCGCGTACCTGCCGATCGTGAAGCGGTACGCCGACAACGGGCGGCTCTGGTGGCTGAACATGCAGTACTACAACGGCAGCATGTACGGCTGCGCCGGTGACTCGTACGCCGCCGGCACCGTGGCGGGCTTCGTCGCGCAGACCGACTGCCTCAACGCCGGCCTGGTCGTGCAGGGCACCACCATCCGGGTCCCGTACGACAAGCAGGTCCCCGGCCTGCCCGCGCAGCCCGGCGCCGGCGGCGGCTACCTGGCCCCGGCGTCGGTGGCGCAGGCGTGGAACACCTACCGGGGCGGCCTCAAGGGGCTGATGACCTGGTCGATCAACTGGGACGGTTCGAAGGGCTGGACCTTCGGCGACAACGTCCGGACCCTGCAGGGCCGGTGAGCCACGGTGGGCCCCGCCGCCGCGACGGGGCCCACCGTCACCGCCCGGTCAACCAGTCCCGCACGGCGGCGTAGTCCCCGTCGGTGAGCCCGCGCGCCGGATCCACCCGGTACGCCAGCACCGGGGCCGGGTGGTGGACCGCCAGCCAGGACCGGTCGGCCGGGCCGATCTCGTCGTCGAGCCAGACGAACGGCCGGTCCCCGGCCCAGCCGGACAGCGTGCGGGTCTTCCAGTGCAGCCCGCCCGCCGGATCGTCGTCCGGCCAGTCCACCACCGGCAGCTCGGGCAGGCCCAGCCGGCGGCCGACCACGTCGTTCGCCTCCGTCGACCAGGTGGTCGCCCAGACCAGGTCGCCCGGCAGCGCCCAGAGCCGGGACCCGTGCCGCGGGTCCAGCCGGGCCAGCAGCGGATTGCCGGCCCCGGCGGCGGGCCGCGCCGCGCCCGCGCCGAACGGGATCAGCGGACCGTCGACGTCGAGGAAGATCAGTGGACGCACGGACATCCGGCGACCCTAACCGCCCGCTCACCGGTCGGACGGGGCCGGTCGGCTCGTGGTTGACTGCCCCGCATGGAGCTGCGCGTCGGGGCACGGGACCTGCCGGCCACCCCTGGACCTGCCGACCGGACCGGTGCGCGGCGGCCTCGCCGTGCTGCACGGCTCGCACGCCGAGCAACGATCCTGGTTCCTCTACGCCCACCTGGCCCGGCTGCTGCCGCCGGCCGGGATCGCCGTGCTGCGCTACGACCGGCGGCCCCGGGTGGACGGGCACGACGTGCCGTTGACCGCACAGGCCGACGACGCCGCAGCCGCCCTGGACCTGCTGCGCGGGTACGTCGGTGACGCGCCGGTCGGGCTGTGGGGGTTCAGCCAGGGATCCTGGGCGGCGGCGGTGACCGCCGCCCGGCACCCCGTGGACTTCCTGCTGCTCGTGGGGTCCAGCGGGGTCAGCCCGGCCGTGCAGATGCGCTACGGCACCGCCGAGCAACTGCGCCGGCACGGGTACGGCGACGCCGACCTGGCCGAGCTGGACCGGCTGCGCCGGCTCGCGGAGGCGTACCTGCGCGGCCAGCTGCCGCGCGCGGTCGCCCAGGCGGAACTCGACGTCGCCGTCACCCGACCCTGGTTCCCGCTGGTGTACCTGCCACCCGAGCTGCCCGAGCCGGGGTCCTGGGCGGACCTGGACTTCGACCCGGAGCCGGTCTTCGCCCGGTCGCGCTGCCCGGTGTTGCTCTGCTACGGCGAGACCGACGCGTGGACGCCCATCGACGCGAGCGTGGCGGCCTGGCGGCGGGCCCGGGGCGACGGTGACCTGACGGTGGCCCGGCTGGCCGGCTGCGACCACGCGCCCACCCTGGGCGAGGGCGACACCGCCGCGAGCATCAGCGGGCAGTACGAGCGGGTGCTGCTCGAGTGGCTCGACGAACGGCTGCCGGCCGGGCGCTGACGCGAGACGCCTGGCGCCGGGCCGGCACACCGCCGGCCCGGCCGCCGGCCGTCAGCCCTGCCGACGCTGGCAGGGCACGCAGAAGCGGGCGTGCGGCAGGACCGCCAGGCGTTCCGGCGGGATCGCCGTGGCGCACCGCTCGCAGCTGCCGTAGCGACCCTCGGCGATGCGGCGCAGCGCGTCACCGAGCTGCCCCAGGCTCTGCCGGGTGGCGGCGATCAGCGCGGCGCGGGTGTGCGCCTCGCCCGGGTCGCCGGTGTCGGCGGTCAGCTCGGTGAGCCGGGCGCTCTGCGCCTCGAACTCGGTGCTCAGGCTGGCCCGCAGCTGCGCGAGTCGCTGCTGGTCGCGCTCGGCTCGGATGTCCGTACCCATGCCCTGGTCCTCCTCGGAAAAAGAAAAAGGGCCGAAGCCGGATGGCTTCGCCCTGGTGGCCGTCGGGATGTC
This genomic window contains:
- a CDS encoding HAD domain-containing protein, producing the protein MSVRPLIFLDVDGPLIPFGAGAARPAAGAGNPLLARLDPRHGSRLWALPGDLVWATTWSTEANDVVGRRLGLPELPVVDWPDDDPAGGLHWKTRTLSGWAGDRPFVWLDDEIGPADRSWLAVHHPAPVLAYRVDPARGLTDGDYAAVRDWLTGR
- a CDS encoding TraR/DksA family transcriptional regulator is translated as MGTDIRAERDQQRLAQLRASLSTEFEAQSARLTELTADTGDPGEAHTRAALIAATRQSLGQLGDALRRIAEGRYGSCERCATAIPPERLAVLPHARFCVPCQRRQG
- a CDS encoding glycosyl hydrolase family 18 protein, which codes for MRIRRGLTALLGGTMLLAATALPAATGFAATAGTTALVSCAGVPAWAEGVTWTAGSRAGYAGRLYQALVTHTPPAGAGWTPPATPALWTDLGACDGGGTPSPTPSTTAPSPGPSPTPTTSPSPTTSPTPTTPPSPTVPPTPTPTGTTAPPGGDTCALKPRPAGKVLQGYWENWDGAANGVHPGLGWIPISDARIPGHGYNVVTAAFPVIRADGTVLWEDGMDAGVKVPTPADVCRAKAAGLTVLLSIGGATAGIDLGSSAVADRFVATVVPILKRYNFDGIDIDIETGLSGSGNIGQLSTSQANLVRIIDGVLAQMPAGFGLTMAPETAYVTGGSVTYGSIWGAYLPIVKRYADNGRLWWLNMQYYNGSMYGCAGDSYAAGTVAGFVAQTDCLNAGLVVQGTTIRVPYDKQVPGLPAQPGAGGGYLAPASVAQAWNTYRGGLKGLMTWSINWDGSKGWTFGDNVRTLQGR
- a CDS encoding alpha/beta hydrolase family protein — protein: MRGGLAVLHGSHAEQRSWFLYAHLARLLPPAGIAVLRYDRRPRVDGHDVPLTAQADDAAAALDLLRGYVGDAPVGLWGFSQGSWAAAVTAARHPVDFLLLVGSSGVSPAVQMRYGTAEQLRRHGYGDADLAELDRLRRLAEAYLRGQLPRAVAQAELDVAVTRPWFPLVYLPPELPEPGSWADLDFDPEPVFARSRCPVLLCYGETDAWTPIDASVAAWRRARGDGDLTVARLAGCDHAPTLGEGDTAASISGQYERVLLEWLDERLPAGR